The DNA window CATCTACTATTGAGGAAAGAAAATTCTAGAGCAAGGGAGTTTATGATTATTTCTACAGGTTAAACTGGACCACAAGACCAAAACTAGTCcataaatggaaatggaaactAACATATAATTTGTCGATGGTGTGCTGGGCATTAATCCATTAGTATCCTCTTTTAATAATGTACAGAACTTGTCTATTAGAAATATTAAATTTCAATGGTCACGAtataaagaaaactaaaatcGTCTCACCCCGTTAGAGATGTGTTGAATACCACTTCACCAACTTGGGTTCCTGAAGCACCGAAGGACTTGGCCCTCCAGATTGAACCGTCTTCAAGCACAAGTCTAGCATCAGAAGTTTTCCAAGGTCTTTCAGCCAGACCTAAGAAAGCCATATAATTTCATCAGCTTCAAACTTATTTATTCATTTCCATGTCCATTGAAACCCAATTCAATTAATTGGGCATACATACAAATCGAAACGGTTCAGAGAAAGAAGAGGCACTTACCAACGGTGGGAGCCTGAGAGGAACCAGAGGAGGAGCATCTCACAgtaaaaaccctaaattttggTCGATTTTCCCTAACTAGAAAAGCTGGTTGATTTGGCAATGCAATGCCCATACTAGTCACCGCCATCGGAAAGTGTCTCTCGCGCTCTGCTGGTCTACTGTCTCTGTTCCTTTCTCAGCTGGACATGTCGTTTTTGGGCGGCTAGGTTTTATCGCTAAAAGGTGTTCAGTTTATTTAGGTCGATACTGGGCCGATATAAATAATCTCGGCCCATAAATTATATCCCCACTGGCCCGATAAGATAAGCCCAATTATATTCCTAATAATTTATGATTTGTTCTTCCCTTTTAGATATCTAGGGTTTAACAAATTCTCTCACGTACTTCATACTTGATCTTCAAGCTCCTCAAAAATTTTCAATCGTTTCTGCGTTTCGAAACTTCAAAGCCATGGCTCGTAACGAAGAGAAAGCTCAATCGATGCTGAATCGATTCATCACCATGAAAGAGCAGGAGAAGAAGAAACCGAAGGAGCGGCGTCCGTACCTCGCATCCGAGTGCCGAGACTTGGCGGAAGCGGACAAATGGCGCCAGCAGATCCTGCGTGAGATCGGCCGGAAGGTTGCTGAGATCCAGAACGAAGGTCTCGGGGAGCACCGGCTTCGCGACCTCAATGACGAGGTTAATAAGCTCATACGTGAGAAGTCGCACTGGGAGCGTCGCATTGTCGAGCTCGGCGGTCCTAACTACACCAAACTCTCAGCTAAGATGACGGATCTAGAGGGCAACATTGTCGACGTCCCTAACCCCAGTGGTCGTGGTCCCGGTTACCGGTACTTTGGAGCCGCTAAGAAACTCCCTGGTGTAAGAGAATTGTTTGAGAAACCACCGGAGTTGCGTAAAAGAAGGACGAGATACGATATTTATAAGAGGATTGATGCTAGTTATTACGGGTACAGAGACGATGAGGATGGAGTTCTCAAAAAAGTGGAGAAGCCAGCGGAGGAAAAGATGAGGAAGGAAGCTGTGGAGGAGTGGCGGAGGATGGAGGAGATAAGGAAGGAGGCGAGGAAGGGAGTGAGTGAGGTGGTGACTGTGGGGCCTGCAGTGACGGAGCTGTTGgtagaggaggaagaagacgtGGTGGAGGAGGAAAGGATGAGGGAGAGGGAGGAGAATGAGAGAAGAGATAAGGAAAAGGAGTTTGTGGCACACGTGCCACTGCCAGACGAGAAGGAGATTGAAAGAATGGTGgtggggaagaagaagatggaactTCTGAGCAAGTATGCTAGCGAGGATTTGTTGGAGGAGCAGAGCGAGGCCAAGGCAATGCTCAATATTCAGCGCTAAAAGGTGGATTATTGGTAAGCACAAAGtgcttgattttatttattt is part of the Tripterygium wilfordii isolate XIE 37 chromosome 7, ASM1340144v1, whole genome shotgun sequence genome and encodes:
- the LOC120003000 gene encoding pre-mRNA-splicing factor ISY1 homolog produces the protein MARNEEKAQSMLNRFITMKEQEKKKPKERRPYLASECRDLAEADKWRQQILREIGRKVAEIQNEGLGEHRLRDLNDEVNKLIREKSHWERRIVELGGPNYTKLSAKMTDLEGNIVDVPNPSGRGPGYRYFGAAKKLPGVRELFEKPPELRKRRTRYDIYKRIDASYYGYRDDEDGVLKKVEKPAEEKMRKEAVEEWRRMEEIRKEARKGVSEVVTVGPAVTELLVEEEEDVVEEERMREREENERRDKEKEFVAHVPLPDEKEIERMVVGKKKMELLSKYASEDLLEEQSEAKAMLNIQR